A window from Nitrospira sp. ND1 encodes these proteins:
- a CDS encoding response regulator, with amino-acid sequence MTQPLRFIHLESNPADAALIATTLRDAGILCQLKQAQTREEFLAALRQEGFSLVLADTAVPGFDGATALSLARTLHPDVPFLFVSDTQGEEFAIDMMQHGATDYISKQRLGRLVPSIKRTLRELDERLERRRAEDALRVSEKQFRQAQKMEAVGRLAGGLAHDFNNLLTVIMGHSQVLLGELPSGNPIRAKIEEMQKAGERAASLIRQLMAFSRKQPLEPKILPLNSVVGNVESMLRRLIGEDIQLVIRPDPFNGHVKADPGQLEQVLMNLVVNARDAMPNGGLLAIETSQTELARTPMHHLHPLPLGQYVKLTVTDTGCGMNADVLAHLFEPFFTTKEEHKGTGLGLSTVFGIVTTCGGGIDVWSQVGHGTTFDLYFPRVNPQATTADATAPQGRLRQGSETILLVEDDSGVRNLVRHELVKTGYQVIEAKNGVEACLTATQQSYHVDLLLTDVVMPGMNGRELAQHLSVIKPNLRVLFMSGYLDDISVNSGMDPHRTTFLQKPFTPDLLLRTVRALLDSSAPATGSAPHHFPPDQAPRTARAS; translated from the coding sequence ATGACTCAGCCGTTGCGCTTCATCCATCTTGAGAGCAACCCCGCCGACGCGGCGCTGATTGCCACGACCCTCCGGGACGCCGGCATTCTATGCCAGCTGAAACAGGCGCAGACACGTGAGGAATTTCTGGCCGCACTTCGCCAGGAGGGGTTCAGTCTCGTCCTTGCTGATACCGCCGTCCCCGGCTTCGACGGAGCCACCGCCCTCTCCCTCGCGCGCACCCTGCATCCCGACGTGCCGTTTCTGTTTGTCTCCGATACACAGGGAGAAGAGTTTGCCATCGACATGATGCAGCACGGCGCCACCGATTACATTTCCAAGCAGCGCCTGGGGCGCCTCGTTCCCTCCATCAAACGAACCTTGCGGGAACTCGACGAGCGGCTGGAACGGAGACGGGCGGAGGACGCCCTGCGGGTGAGCGAAAAGCAGTTTCGTCAGGCCCAGAAGATGGAAGCCGTCGGACGTCTCGCCGGAGGACTTGCCCATGATTTCAACAATCTGTTGACGGTCATCATGGGACACAGCCAGGTGCTCTTGGGAGAACTGCCCTCAGGCAATCCCATCCGCGCCAAGATCGAAGAGATGCAAAAGGCCGGGGAGCGAGCCGCGAGCTTGATTCGCCAACTCATGGCCTTCAGCCGGAAACAGCCGTTGGAACCGAAAATCCTGCCCTTGAATTCGGTCGTCGGCAATGTAGAAAGCATGCTCCGGCGACTCATCGGTGAAGACATCCAACTCGTGATCCGCCCTGATCCTTTTAACGGCCATGTGAAGGCAGACCCCGGACAACTGGAACAGGTCCTCATGAATCTGGTCGTGAATGCCCGGGATGCCATGCCCAACGGCGGCCTGCTGGCGATCGAAACCTCGCAAACGGAACTGGCACGGACCCCGATGCATCATCTCCACCCGCTGCCATTGGGACAGTATGTGAAACTCACTGTCACCGATACCGGATGCGGCATGAATGCCGACGTGCTCGCCCATCTATTCGAACCGTTTTTTACAACGAAGGAAGAACACAAGGGTACCGGACTGGGGCTGTCGACGGTCTTCGGCATCGTGACGACCTGCGGAGGCGGGATCGATGTGTGGAGTCAGGTCGGGCATGGCACCACCTTTGACCTGTATTTCCCGCGCGTCAACCCGCAAGCCACTACTGCGGATGCCACCGCGCCGCAAGGCCGCCTGCGCCAGGGATCGGAAACCATTCTTCTCGTCGAGGACGATAGCGGGGTGCGCAACCTGGTCCGTCACGAGCTGGTCAAAACCGGCTATCAGGTAATCGAGGCCAAGAATGGCGTCGAGGCCTGTCTCACGGCCACACAGCAGAGTTACCATGTGGACCTTCTGCTCACCGATGTGGTCATGCCGGGGATGAACGGTCGCGAACTGGCACAACATCTGTCCGTCATCAAGCCGAACCTCAGGGTGCTGTTCATGTCGGGCTATTTGGACGATATCTCCGTGAACAGCGGCATGGACCCGCATCGAACGACGTTCCTCCAAAAGCCTTTCACCCCCGACCTCCTCTTGCGCACGGTACGCGCGTTGCTCGATTCCTCCGCTCCCGCGACGGGGAGCGCACCACACCACTTTCCCCCCGACCAAGCACCGCGCACCGCACGAGCCTCCTGA
- a CDS encoding phosphodiester glycosidase family protein: protein MRGRCLKDRRSVRRLKLLCGCLLTLYLSSGLQADAAPPAGVPWERLTTGMQVALWSPIEACPHVPSLLMLHIDPERFRFSIYQYRDEGLRAPLSIHDWQQRTDAYVLFNAGLFREDYSYLGVLLKEGRSLGTKKHHSWQGLFAAEPTDGRLRKARVLDLAFDGFTEEAPPYREAAQSLMLFDRTGKLRVRDSGKRAFQTVVAEEGEGAILVIKTVDVVSLHHLADCLHRQIPSIQQAMAMDGGASSDVIASPDLLHAAQETTSQATWRSLLTGNIGVHIPLPTVIGISPRTHPRTMPAPDASTSSHSR from the coding sequence ATGCGTGGCCGCTGCCTGAAAGACCGACGATCCGTTCGCCGGCTGAAGCTCCTGTGCGGGTGCCTGCTCACGCTCTACCTCAGTAGCGGACTCCAAGCCGATGCTGCGCCTCCCGCCGGGGTGCCATGGGAGCGCTTGACCACAGGCATGCAGGTGGCGCTCTGGAGCCCCATCGAAGCCTGCCCCCACGTCCCGTCCCTGCTCATGCTGCACATCGACCCGGAACGGTTCCGGTTCTCCATCTATCAGTATCGCGATGAAGGTCTCCGTGCCCCGCTCTCGATCCACGACTGGCAGCAACGGACCGATGCGTACGTCTTATTTAATGCGGGCTTGTTTCGAGAGGACTACTCGTACTTGGGTGTCTTATTGAAAGAAGGGCGGTCACTCGGCACGAAAAAACATCACTCATGGCAGGGACTATTCGCGGCGGAACCGACCGACGGCAGGCTCCGGAAGGCCCGTGTGCTGGACCTTGCCTTCGACGGATTTACAGAAGAAGCCCCACCCTACCGGGAGGCCGCACAATCGCTGATGCTGTTCGACCGGACGGGAAAACTCCGGGTCCGGGACAGCGGGAAACGGGCGTTTCAAACCGTGGTTGCCGAAGAAGGGGAAGGCGCAATTCTTGTGATCAAAACGGTGGATGTCGTCTCGCTTCACCACCTCGCCGACTGTCTCCACCGACAGATCCCGTCGATCCAACAGGCCATGGCTATGGACGGAGGCGCCTCTTCGGATGTGATCGCCAGCCCGGATCTTCTCCATGCCGCCCAGGAAACCACATCGCAAGCCACCTGGCGATCACTCCTGACGGGCAATATTGGCGTGCACATTCCGCTGCCGACTGTCATCGGCATCAGCCCCCGGACGCACCCGCGCACCATGCCCGCTCCGGATGCCTCAACATCATCACACAGCCGATGA
- a CDS encoding rhodanese-like domain-containing protein → MRYLSGLLCVGVLCGLLLEWPQPTFAYHSYTLTVQQLRAGLLKAPSTGAKGFLLVDVRSPEEHASGMIPGTDRNIDFREMKTRHRELGAALTDHIVVYCQSGHRSNIAAETLADLGYTHVYNVVGSMNAWTEAGFPVSPGR, encoded by the coding sequence ATGAGATATCTGAGTGGTCTTCTCTGCGTGGGCGTGCTGTGCGGTCTCCTCCTGGAGTGGCCGCAGCCCACCTTCGCGTATCATTCCTATACCTTGACGGTTCAGCAACTGCGAGCCGGTCTGCTCAAGGCACCATCGACCGGGGCGAAGGGGTTCCTGTTGGTCGATGTGCGTTCGCCCGAGGAGCATGCGTCCGGCATGATTCCGGGGACCGATCGAAATATCGACTTTCGCGAGATGAAGACGCGGCATCGGGAGCTCGGCGCGGCCTTGACCGACCATATCGTCGTGTATTGCCAGTCCGGCCATCGCAGCAACATTGCCGCCGAGACGTTGGCCGATTTGGGCTATACGCACGTCTACAATGTCGTGGGCAGCATGAATGCCTGGACTGAGGCCGGCTTTCCCGTCTCGCCTGGACGGTAG
- the pyrE gene encoding orotate phosphoribosyltransferase: MLHDDLIAAFHKTQSFKWDPKGGFKLASGLTSPFYVDCRTLMAFPHARHLMAQRAWEVTKGLDIDCLGGLEIGAISIATTISDFAYLATPRREWRTFFVRKQPKDHGLGRLVEGVVQAGDRALIVDDVLTSGGSVLKAIAAAREAGLKVTDAVVIVDRKEQDGRARVEATGVKVVSLLTIDDLMQGRDISS, encoded by the coding sequence ATGCTGCACGATGATCTGATCGCCGCGTTTCACAAGACTCAGTCGTTCAAGTGGGATCCGAAGGGCGGCTTCAAACTCGCCTCGGGTCTGACGAGCCCGTTTTATGTCGATTGCCGGACCTTGATGGCCTTTCCTCACGCGCGTCACTTGATGGCGCAACGGGCGTGGGAAGTGACCAAGGGGCTCGACATCGATTGTCTGGGAGGGTTGGAGATCGGAGCGATCTCGATTGCGACGACGATTTCAGACTTTGCTTATTTGGCGACGCCTCGTCGGGAGTGGCGGACATTTTTTGTCCGGAAGCAGCCGAAGGACCATGGGTTGGGCAGATTGGTTGAAGGTGTCGTGCAGGCGGGAGATCGGGCCCTCATCGTCGATGATGTGTTAACCAGCGGGGGGTCCGTGCTGAAGGCCATCGCGGCCGCGCGAGAGGCGGGGTTGAAGGTGACCGATGCAGTGGTCATCGTCGATCGGAAAGAGCAGGACGGCCGTGCCCGCGTGGAGGCCACCGGAGTGAAGGTCGTGAGCCTCCTGACGATCGATGATCTCATGCAGGGGCGCGACATTTCTTCCTAG
- a CDS encoding ShlB/FhaC/HecB family hemolysin secretion/activation protein has product MTCLWTIPTTHAAEQPNAPAAVLVKGFSFSGNTVISQAELEALTQPYVEQALTLPDLERIGAAVADLYKQRGYTLASAYIPQQRIRFGMVEISVLEGRLGDISVSGNRFYSTEFIRSGFAGVMEARVIRNTDLERALLLLNDYPDLKVSAALEPGEFTGSTNVQASVEDKRPIHATLDYNNYGFNNISRNRFGAGIEVGNALREGAILTFNGIVGDHPERLQFITGGYALPVGVHGTKVVLSGSTGRFDVGAELAALKIRGKIHTYDLSITHPVVKTRWQSLVLDTGFAAKDNRLFINGALTGHDTVRMAKLGMNYDRVDLYGRTYLSAYGFHGLGEILGGMDDHAAISTRPGADNRFLKGTLAVGRIQSLGHDALLILKGTGQITSGPMVVIEQMLLGGPDSVRGYQLGERFVDEGYAVTAETRIPLLPSMLPSTQAALFFDHGAGHLRNPQPGERRYSSLSGAGVGLQTELPYYSIHLRADLGFPVGPKPSGGTIAGDRSPTMYLQAATRF; this is encoded by the coding sequence GTGACCTGCTTATGGACGATCCCCACGACGCACGCAGCCGAGCAACCGAATGCTCCCGCTGCTGTGCTCGTGAAGGGCTTTTCATTCAGCGGGAACACCGTGATCTCCCAAGCCGAGCTCGAAGCCCTCACGCAGCCCTATGTCGAACAGGCACTGACCCTCCCCGATCTCGAACGCATCGGCGCCGCCGTCGCCGACCTCTACAAACAGCGGGGGTATACCCTCGCAAGCGCGTACATTCCCCAGCAGCGCATTCGGTTCGGGATGGTCGAGATCAGCGTGCTCGAAGGCCGTCTCGGCGACATCTCGGTCTCCGGGAACCGGTTCTACTCGACGGAATTCATTCGCAGCGGATTCGCCGGCGTGATGGAAGCGCGGGTGATCCGGAACACCGACCTGGAGCGAGCCCTGTTGTTGCTGAACGACTATCCGGACCTCAAGGTCTCCGCGGCGCTCGAACCGGGGGAATTCACGGGCAGCACCAATGTACAGGCCAGCGTTGAGGACAAGCGGCCGATTCACGCCACGCTCGATTACAACAACTACGGCTTCAACAACATTTCGAGAAACCGGTTCGGAGCCGGCATTGAGGTCGGCAACGCGCTGAGAGAAGGGGCCATTCTGACATTCAACGGAATCGTGGGGGACCATCCCGAACGGCTGCAATTTATCACCGGCGGGTACGCCCTGCCGGTGGGCGTGCACGGCACGAAGGTGGTGCTTTCAGGATCCACAGGCCGGTTCGACGTGGGCGCCGAGCTGGCCGCTCTCAAGATTCGCGGGAAAATACACACCTACGACCTGTCGATCACACATCCGGTGGTGAAAACGCGCTGGCAATCCCTCGTACTCGATACCGGATTCGCCGCCAAAGATAATCGACTGTTCATCAACGGCGCGCTCACCGGTCATGACACCGTCAGAATGGCCAAGCTCGGAATGAACTACGATCGAGTGGACCTCTACGGCCGGACCTATCTGTCGGCCTACGGTTTTCATGGCTTGGGCGAAATCCTGGGCGGAATGGACGATCACGCGGCCATCAGCACCAGGCCGGGTGCCGACAATCGGTTCCTCAAAGGCACGCTCGCCGTGGGGCGTATTCAGAGCCTGGGTCACGACGCGCTGTTGATCCTCAAAGGAACCGGACAGATCACGAGCGGCCCCATGGTCGTCATCGAACAGATGTTACTGGGCGGGCCGGATTCGGTCCGGGGCTATCAACTCGGGGAACGATTCGTAGACGAGGGCTACGCGGTAACCGCTGAAACACGGATCCCGCTCCTGCCCTCCATGCTCCCCTCGACGCAGGCCGCGCTGTTCTTCGATCACGGCGCCGGTCACCTGCGAAACCCTCAACCGGGAGAGCGGAGATACAGCAGTCTGAGCGGAGCCGGTGTCGGCCTGCAGACTGAACTCCCGTACTATTCGATACACCTGCGAGCAGACCTGGGGTTTCCGGTTGGTCCAAAACCGAGCGGGGGAACCATTGCCGGGGACCGTAGCCCGACGATGTATCTCCAGGCGGCGACCAGGTTCTGA